CTATTCTCACGATTAAGGTGTTCTAATTCCTCTGTCATTTTAACCACTCTTAAAAAAGTATCCTCCACAACTTTTTTTGTTTTGTAGCCATATTCTAAGAATTCTCTAACTTTTTCTTTAATATGTTTTTGGGAGTTCTCAATTTCTGTTTTTGTCGGGGGTGTGAGTTTAATTTGCTCTTTTTTAATTTTAGGCAAAGATTCTAACACTTCTTTAAAAGGAATCTCTTTAGTTCCAGAAATTTTAGCTCCGCCCTCTGTTGCATTAATAACTTCGAGTGCGTAAGGGGTTTGTGCAATATCCTTTTCAAAGAAGTTTAAAAACATATTCCAAACCCTGCTTGTTTCAACTACGCCTTCTCCTCCATAAGCTGGCACAAAGATTTTATCAAAAATATTAGTTGCGGGTTTATAATGCTCTTCTTTTTCTCCAAAAATAGCATCTTTAGAATGCGTTTTACCATCTTCGCCAAAGGCTAAATCTTGTCCGATAAACACACATTTTTCAAATTTACAATGCACCACAAGTTCATATGCCATATTAGCTGCGCTCATTCCAATCCCTGCATAACCATAATCTGCTAAATCAAAAAATCTTGTGTAGCCAAAGGGGCGCATACTATATGTTTTAATTCCTTTTGTAATTGCGGAATCTGTGGCTTTATGCACAATGCTTGTGAGCGCAAAAACAATTCCGGCTTGTGCTTCTTGTGGAGTTTTTAGAAAAAAGTCTGCAGTTGGCTCTACGCGTTCTAGTGTTACAACAACATCAGGTTTGATTCCGTGTTTGACAAGAATAGGGAAGCTTGCATCCACGCTAAAAATAGTGATTTTATCTGCGTGTTCCTTAAGCAAAGGAAGTTGTTTGTATAAAGAAGGTCCAGTGGATACAATCACCGCTGTGCTTGTTGTTTTTGCGCTTTTAACAAAATTTTTTAACGATGGGGTTGTAATCATTGTAGGGAGATTTTGCAAATGGTGTTCTAATCCAATTAGTGCATCTGCAGAATCGTTGCCAACAGCGATAATATGATGTTCTAAGCTTCTTGTTAGGATTCCATTAATTTTTAAACATTCATCAGAGTAGCGTCCATAGTAACTGTTGAATAAATGGAGATTATAAATGCGCGAGTAAATCCATTGCCCATCCAAAACTAAAAATTCATCAAGTTCTCCAAAAGTTGTTGTGTTTGTCCAAAAGATTAGGAATTTTCCATTAAGAATTTCCTCAGAAAAATCCGCAAAGTTTAATGCAATGTAAATTAACTCTAATTCTGGCTCAAAGACAAAAACCTTTTGGATAGATTTCTTGTGTTCATTGAGTAAAAGCCTATAAAAAACGCCATTTCCGCAACCAAAAAAGTAAAAAAATGGATGGAGTTTAAAAGGTTCAAATTCTTTCATCTTATCCAATGTTTCTTCTAGTGGGCTTTTTTGATAGAGAGCAACTTTATTTTCTTTATCATAAATATTGATATTAAGGGGATCTTCGCCAATATAGACTTCGTATTTTTTATTGACTTCCAGCGTTTTTAATTGCGCAGCAAGCAAAGGATTAACTTTTAAAAGAGCTTCTATGTTTTTATCAAAACGAGGGTTTAGGGATTCTTCTGTTTGCATAATATATCCTTAAAATAATGCGATGGTATGGAAGTATTTTAGAAAAAAAGCCCTAAAAAAGGGCTTTAAATTATTGAAGAAGTTTAAGAATGTTTTGTTGCACTTGATTAGCTTGTGCCATAGCAAAGCTACCAGATTGCGCTAAGATATTTGTCTTAGAGAATGTAGCGGATTCTTCGGCAAAGT
The Helicobacter winghamensis ATCC BAA-430 DNA segment above includes these coding regions:
- a CDS encoding motility associated factor glycosyltransferase family protein, whose translation is MQTEESLNPRFDKNIEALLKVNPLLAAQLKTLEVNKKYEVYIGEDPLNINIYDKENKVALYQKSPLEETLDKMKEFEPFKLHPFFYFFGCGNGVFYRLLLNEHKKSIQKVFVFEPELELIYIALNFADFSEEILNGKFLIFWTNTTTFGELDEFLVLDGQWIYSRIYNLHLFNSYYGRYSDECLKINGILTRSLEHHIIAVGNDSADALIGLEHHLQNLPTMITTPSLKNFVKSAKTTSTAVIVSTGPSLYKQLPLLKEHADKITIFSVDASFPILVKHGIKPDVVVTLERVEPTADFFLKTPQEAQAGIVFALTSIVHKATDSAITKGIKTYSMRPFGYTRFFDLADYGYAGIGMSAANMAYELVVHCKFEKCVFIGQDLAFGEDGKTHSKDAIFGEKEEHYKPATNIFDKIFVPAYGGEGVVETSRVWNMFLNFFEKDIAQTPYALEVINATEGGAKISGTKEIPFKEVLESLPKIKKEQIKLTPPTKTEIENSQKHIKEKVREFLEYGYKTKKVVEDTFLRVVKMTEELEHLNRENRLEEINFQEIGDILEKIDDIKDFFKEDIFIKVFSDAVQSYIVHQELEFAKIVVRPVHTLIEKQVKQIDWLYAHKFWLFSLAGGMDATLEVAKRAIKSWFSKEELEKIEKLAEDYKKDSK